The [Actinobacillus] rossii genome contains a region encoding:
- the rusA gene encoding endodeoxyribonuclease RusA: MSDWLEIVLPYPPSVNHYWKHTRQGKHYISKAGREFKCIATEVCKQFDPFESAVEIKIEIYFPDNRARDLDNLPKGIFDSLVGAGLIKDDNRTIIRKYSIEEKGVIAKGKTIIKIKGINNA; the protein is encoded by the coding sequence ATGAGTGATTGGCTTGAGATTGTATTACCGTATCCGCCAAGCGTGAATCATTACTGGAAACATACAAGACAGGGTAAGCATTATATTTCAAAAGCCGGCAGAGAATTTAAATGCATTGCTACTGAAGTTTGTAAACAGTTCGATCCGTTTGAAAGTGCGGTCGAAATCAAGATAGAAATTTACTTCCCAGATAATCGCGCTCGTGACCTAGACAACTTACCCAAAGGTATTTTTGATAGTCTAGTCGGTGCAGGCTTAATTAAAGACGACAACCGCACCATTATTCGCAAATACTCCATCGAAGAAAAAGGCGTTATCGCTAAAGGTAAAACCATCATCAAGATTAAAGGAATTAATAATGCGTAA
- the ybcO gene encoding 82 prophage-derived uncharacterized protein ybcO produces the protein MKIDLRKEAKGRECQVRLTGICNHNPETTVLAHYRMAGLNGAGQKPDDIFGAWACSACHDECDRRTRKMDTEYVRLAHAEGVMRTQAILRKEGKL, from the coding sequence ATGAAAATTGATCTTAGAAAAGAAGCAAAAGGTAGAGAGTGCCAAGTTAGACTTACTGGCATTTGTAACCATAATCCAGAAACTACCGTATTAGCCCACTATCGCATGGCTGGTTTAAATGGTGCAGGACAAAAGCCTGATGATATTTTCGGGGCGTGGGCGTGTTCTGCTTGCCACGATGAATGCGACCGTAGAACACGCAAAATGGATACAGAATATGTGCGATTAGCTCATGCCGAAGGCGTTATGCGCACTCAAGCTATTTTACGTAAGGAAGGTAAGCTATGA
- a CDS encoding Protein of uncharacterised function (DUF1367), translated as MASKAKDKTVIHAVKYANGEVVAETDYDRNLLKSLPVGSAVKIMPLSNNRNYQHHKKFFALLDAGFEYWQPEFSVLTQAEEWIAQAVAHEIAVTANDENLYQNVTKPIADRVLAKVRSNRESKLDYEGMKTLEAYLDHVMKKAGFYDIKPSQDGGTMKERWSISFANMSQEKFNSVYKAVFGVIWNETLCNIYESEWELDNKINQLIGFC; from the coding sequence ATGGCGAGCAAAGCAAAGGATAAAACTGTCATCCACGCAGTTAAATACGCAAATGGTGAGGTGGTGGCGGAAACTGATTACGACCGCAATTTGCTAAAAAGTTTACCTGTTGGAAGTGCGGTCAAAATTATGCCACTTTCTAACAACCGAAACTATCAGCACCACAAGAAATTTTTCGCACTTTTGGACGCTGGATTTGAGTATTGGCAACCCGAATTTAGTGTATTAACTCAAGCGGAAGAGTGGATAGCGCAAGCGGTAGCGCACGAAATCGCGGTGACCGCGAATGATGAAAATCTCTATCAGAACGTAACTAAGCCAATCGCAGATCGTGTTTTAGCAAAAGTGCGGTCAAATCGTGAATCTAAATTGGACTATGAAGGAATGAAAACGCTTGAAGCCTATTTAGATCATGTGATGAAGAAAGCTGGGTTTTACGATATTAAGCCAAGCCAAGACGGCGGCACGATGAAAGAGCGGTGGTCAATATCCTTTGCGAACATGAGCCAAGAAAAATTCAATTCTGTTTACAAGGCTGTATTTGGGGTTATCTGGAATGAAACGCTTTGTAATATCTATGAAAGCGAATGGGAATTAGACAACAAGATTAACCAATTAATAGGATTTTGCTGA
- a CDS encoding DNA methylase, which produces MTDKQFDKDTWQTPQYVFNWLDSRFLFDVDGCANNRNNLCFYWIGKGCDEDSDNSENLCVDFTSQETIEKLNDLSLSICRNVRIFVNPPYSDVSPFIKQAKRLRDKGHTVVMLLNNDKSTQWYQQHIHNVANEVIDIIGGRIAFIHPVTGKEIKGNSKGQMVVVFDPTMEDFVQRSVSLDFVKQADGYGEQSKG; this is translated from the coding sequence ATGACCGATAAACAATTTGATAAAGATACATGGCAAACGCCACAATACGTGTTTAACTGGCTTGATTCCAGATTTTTGTTTGATGTCGATGGTTGCGCAAATAACAGAAATAATCTGTGTTTTTATTGGATAGGAAAGGGTTGTGACGAAGATTCGGATAATTCAGAAAATTTATGTGTGGATTTCACTTCGCAAGAGACCATAGAAAAGCTGAATGATTTATCGTTATCAATTTGTCGTAATGTACGGATTTTTGTGAACCCACCTTATAGCGATGTTAGCCCATTTATCAAACAAGCAAAACGCTTGCGTGACAAAGGTCATACGGTAGTGATGTTACTGAATAATGACAAATCTACGCAGTGGTATCAACAGCATATTCATAACGTAGCAAATGAAGTGATCGATATTATCGGTGGGCGCATTGCTTTTATTCATCCTGTCACTGGCAAAGAAATCAAAGGCAACAGCAAAGGGCAGATGGTTGTAGTGTTCGATCCGACAATGGAAGATTTCGTTCAGCGTTCAGTAAGTTTGGATTTTGTCAAACAGGCTGATGGATATGGCGAGCAAAGCAAAGGATAA
- a CDS encoding replication P family protein, whose translation MNTLPQAQINQVPDQARKMIDRIFDNLTASCPILLTISGEHLEILKQQWILGFAENGIKTFEQVKRGMAAARAKPNGYLPSIGEFISWCKNGNDYAHLGLPTEDYLLERLEKFNRAGGLAWANHFQFENDLEFHLLTKLFERGSKANWMPKETRQGVRDILNEWAGKLSRGEPIPPRRSQLPKTVQVKTTLETDLSYLAKMRSMLGARRVNL comes from the coding sequence ATGAATACGTTACCACAAGCGCAAATAAATCAAGTGCCTGATCAAGCCAGAAAAATGATTGATCGAATTTTTGATAACTTAACCGCAAGCTGTCCTATTTTGCTGACAATTAGCGGAGAACATCTAGAAATTCTAAAACAACAATGGATTTTAGGCTTTGCCGAGAATGGAATTAAAACTTTTGAGCAAGTGAAACGTGGTATGGCAGCAGCGAGAGCAAAGCCAAATGGGTATTTACCAAGTATTGGCGAGTTTATCAGCTGGTGTAAGAACGGTAACGATTACGCGCATTTGGGGTTGCCAACGGAAGATTATTTGCTTGAACGTCTTGAGAAATTTAATCGTGCTGGTGGTTTGGCTTGGGCAAATCATTTTCAGTTTGAAAACGATCTTGAATTTCACTTGTTAACAAAACTTTTTGAGCGTGGCTCTAAAGCGAATTGGATGCCTAAAGAAACACGGCAAGGCGTACGAGATATTTTGAATGAATGGGCTGGCAAGCTATCACGTGGTGAGCCGATACCGCCAAGACGTTCTCAGTTACCAAAGACGGTTCAAGTCAAAACAACCTTGGAAACAGATTTAAGTTATTTAGCCAAAATGCGCAGTATGTTAGGCGCGCGGAGAGTAAATTTATGA
- a CDS encoding phage replication protein O, N-terminal domain, which produces MINQEVNGFIFPNSIIDELLSELSHSELKCYLVVLRKTKGWNKEEDYISVSQFMKVTGLSNRSVIDACESLVERGILERRTGERNTNIYSIKTYKPVTSEKTSLVKNFPTTSEKSSPVTSEKTSHTKNTIKNNIQNKNLTDFSSSEKISDGGKKTKFVFSDDDMKAAVWIGEQVKKLSPNIKTPNFENWANQIRLLRERDCRTHKDICELFQWANQDTFWRTNILSPAKLREKWDQLEIKRQSSALHQRKETFAEKNARDWSSPEKMAGVF; this is translated from the coding sequence ATGATCAATCAAGAAGTTAATGGCTTTATTTTCCCGAATTCAATCATTGATGAATTATTGTCTGAATTATCCCATTCAGAGTTGAAATGTTACTTAGTTGTTTTGCGCAAGACAAAAGGTTGGAACAAGGAAGAAGACTATATTTCTGTTTCTCAATTTATGAAAGTGACAGGGTTAAGTAATCGTTCCGTTATTGATGCTTGTGAAAGTCTTGTTGAACGTGGAATTTTAGAACGTAGAACTGGCGAAAGAAATACGAATATTTACTCAATTAAAACCTATAAACCAGTGACTAGTGAAAAAACTTCACTAGTGAAAAATTTTCCAACAACTAGTGAAAAAAGTTCACCAGTGACTAGTGAAAAAACTTCACACACAAAAAACACTATTAAAAACAATATACAAAATAAAAATCTTACAGATTTTTCTTCGTCTGAAAAAATTTCAGACGGTGGTAAGAAAACGAAGTTTGTTTTTTCTGACGATGACATGAAAGCGGCAGTGTGGATAGGTGAGCAGGTTAAAAAATTAAGTCCGAACATCAAAACCCCTAATTTTGAAAACTGGGCAAATCAAATCAGACTTCTGCGAGAGCGAGATTGCCGAACACACAAGGATATTTGTGAATTATTCCAATGGGCTAATCAAGATACGTTTTGGCGTACGAACATTCTCAGTCCTGCAAAATTACGCGAAAAATGGGATCAACTGGAAATTAAACGGCAATCTAGCGCATTGCATCAACGCAAAGAAACATTTGCAGAAAAAAATGCGCGAGACTGGTCAAGCCCTGAAAAAATGGCAGGAGTGTTTTAA
- a CDS encoding antirepressor protein 1: MNQLLNISEKNASTLTMSSREITKLVNSRHSDVCKSIETLISKGVIGGYQPKPYTHPQNGQVYHEYFLNKRDTYILVAQFSPEFTAAVIDRWQELENQQATALLPQNYLQALEKLVETEREKQALALENQEMKPKADFVDHYVEVGTTKSFREVAKILNMPERRMIECLVFDKFLYRQSGNLLPYQKSQERGLFTVKTGTAEHGHNFTQTRVTSKGIEFIASRYASELMQ; encoded by the coding sequence ATGAATCAATTATTAAACATATCAGAAAAAAATGCAAGCACTTTGACGATGAGTAGTCGTGAAATAACAAAACTTGTTAATTCCAGACATAGTGACGTGTGCAAAAGCATTGAAACACTTATTTCTAAAGGCGTGATTGGGGGGTATCAGCCGAAGCCGTACACCCACCCACAGAATGGACAAGTCTATCATGAATATTTTTTGAATAAGCGCGACACTTATATTTTAGTTGCTCAGTTTTCGCCGGAATTTACAGCGGCAGTTATTGACCGTTGGCAAGAGCTGGAGAATCAGCAAGCAACCGCACTTTTACCGCAGAATTACCTACAAGCACTTGAAAAACTGGTGGAAACGGAGCGAGAAAAACAGGCTTTAGCGTTGGAAAACCAAGAAATGAAACCTAAAGCTGATTTTGTCGATCATTATGTTGAAGTAGGCACAACAAAATCATTCCGCGAAGTGGCAAAAATCCTAAATATGCCAGAGCGCAGAATGATCGAATGTTTAGTTTTTGACAAATTTTTGTATCGTCAATCGGGTAATTTATTGCCTTATCAAAAATCACAAGAACGTGGTTTGTTTACCGTTAAAACAGGCACAGCAGAACACGGTCACAATTTCACACAAACCCGCGTGACAAGTAAAGGAATCGAATTTATCGCGTCACGTTATGCTTCGGAGTTAATGCAATGA
- a CDS encoding HTH-type transcriptional regulator → MSNLAKARESIGITQKQLAEALGYKQNRISNYECNIRTPKLRDARRIVAKLNELGADVTIDFIFPD, encoded by the coding sequence ATGAGTAATCTTGCTAAAGCAAGGGAAAGTATTGGAATCACTCAGAAACAACTTGCCGAAGCTCTAGGATATAAACAAAACCGTATTTCAAATTATGAATGCAATATCCGAACGCCAAAACTAAGAGACGCAAGACGCATTGTGGCTAAATTAAATGAGCTTGGCGCAGATGTAACGATTGATTTTATTTTCCCTGATTAA
- the lexA_2 gene encoding LexA repressor, with amino-acid sequence MKTLGERIKALRNQMGVNQKEFAEMCGRLDSRAHAWGQSRIGNYETNAREPSLEDIEIMAKALGIAAAELAFSNAQFTRIIKSYKYPLLSTIQAGKFTEVEHFNYVDELDQYELIDSQVKASANAFYLKIAGQSMIPRFNEGDMVLIDPELSPKPGQFVAAINPDGEATFKQYKQLGSIDDYGRPHFKLVPLNDSFPTLNSQEHKIQLIGVAIEHRQMLT; translated from the coding sequence ATGAAAACATTAGGCGAAAGAATTAAAGCTCTTAGAAATCAAATGGGCGTAAATCAAAAAGAATTTGCAGAAATGTGTGGTCGTCTTGACTCAAGAGCGCACGCGTGGGGACAATCTCGCATTGGTAATTATGAAACAAATGCAAGAGAGCCAAGTTTAGAAGACATTGAAATCATGGCTAAAGCCTTAGGTATTGCAGCAGCAGAATTGGCGTTCAGTAACGCACAATTCACCCGAATTATCAAATCTTATAAATACCCATTGCTTAGCACCATTCAGGCGGGTAAATTCACCGAAGTAGAACACTTTAACTATGTGGACGAACTAGATCAATACGAACTCATTGATTCGCAAGTCAAAGCCAGTGCTAATGCCTTTTATTTAAAAATTGCCGGGCAAAGCATGATACCGCGCTTTAACGAGGGCGATATGGTGTTAATTGATCCTGAACTCAGCCCTAAACCCGGGCAATTTGTCGCGGCAATCAACCCTGACGGCGAAGCCACATTTAAACAATACAAGCAATTAGGCTCAATAGATGACTACGGCAGACCGCACTTTAAACTGGTTCCGCTTAATGATAGCTTTCCAACATTAAACAGCCAAGAACACAAAATCCAACTGATCGGCGTCGCCATAGAACATCGGCAAATGCTGACTTAG
- a CDS encoding Domain of uncharacterised function DUF1828 — protein sequence MMCNTVLSNLGYKCQSLADDFTQITTPFTLNDGSFITLFIEQYGSDHFLVTDDAQTLMNISARGVNLSNKRIQQIAQQVKRNGVSLNERGELAVYSTQQNLANSLNLLTQNAIISSQLSSDWFKLPEVDNFEKTVKTEFKRFNFPNQLSLSFDNKIIGASGHEISVPISLTGNGKNKLIFTTSINSSRSWAGAYGILGKMIDLSENSDNQHYIVVDNDLNSQQFNEISLLFNDQAMVLPFSKKETWLERLAN from the coding sequence ATGATGTGCAATACAGTATTGTCAAATCTAGGGTATAAGTGCCAATCATTGGCAGACGACTTTACTCAGATTACCACCCCTTTTACGCTAAATGACGGATCTTTTATTACGTTATTTATCGAACAATACGGCTCTGATCACTTCTTAGTGACTGATGATGCTCAAACACTAATGAATATTAGTGCAAGAGGCGTAAATCTAAGCAATAAGAGAATTCAACAAATAGCACAACAGGTTAAACGGAATGGCGTGTCATTAAATGAACGTGGAGAATTAGCGGTCTATTCAACGCAGCAAAATCTTGCTAACAGCTTAAATTTGCTTACACAGAATGCGATCATTTCTTCTCAATTATCGTCTGATTGGTTTAAGCTTCCAGAAGTTGATAATTTTGAAAAAACAGTAAAAACGGAATTTAAGAGATTTAATTTTCCTAATCAATTAAGCTTAAGTTTCGATAACAAAATCATAGGGGCAAGCGGTCATGAAATATCCGTACCAATTAGCCTGACTGGAAACGGAAAAAACAAGTTAATATTCACCACAAGCATTAATAGCTCAAGAAGTTGGGCTGGAGCATATGGCATTCTTGGCAAAATGATTGATCTTTCAGAAAACAGCGATAACCAGCACTACATTGTTGTAGATAATGACTTAAACTCACAACAATTTAATGAAATATCATTACTATTCAACGATCAAGCTATGGTGCTACCTTTCTCTAAAAAAGAAACATGGCTTGAAAGATTAGCAAATTAG
- a CDS encoding Domain of uncharacterised function (DUF1902), producing MKSIYTTQFGEFTLRFVHKNNDVYVSKSDLIKIFYDFFPNDYKVFVDRIISGIPEIIGDKNDVCSGILGKSEIGPIIHFHAVGNFLVSYRELIDVDREIIREAAFKISTFTDWYIAILSQVDEYFGRTIEDLFMSVKQRLDRINPPYLVEVMYDVEDNVPSWIGTCDKLRLVTEGRTYEDLQERVWEIVPEMHELHGYGKESDNIRISFIQTESHNEHQRLEM from the coding sequence ATGAAATCAATATATACTACGCAATTTGGGGAGTTTACACTACGATTTGTTCATAAAAATAATGATGTCTATGTTTCAAAATCAGACCTTATCAAAATATTTTATGACTTCTTCCCCAATGATTACAAGGTATTTGTTGATAGAATTATTTCTGGCATTCCTGAAATTATCGGCGACAAAAATGATGTATGCTCAGGCATTCTTGGAAAAAGTGAAATTGGTCCAATCATACATTTTCACGCTGTAGGAAACTTCCTAGTATCGTATAGAGAACTCATTGATGTTGATAGAGAGATAATAAGAGAAGCGGCTTTTAAAATTAGCACATTTACAGATTGGTATATTGCCATTTTATCTCAAGTCGATGAATATTTTGGCAGAACCATAGAGGATTTATTTATGTCAGTAAAACAACGCTTAGATCGCATAAATCCACCTTATCTTGTAGAAGTGATGTATGACGTTGAAGACAACGTCCCCTCTTGGATTGGGACTTGCGATAAATTACGCCTTGTGACAGAGGGAAGAACTTACGAAGATCTGCAAGAACGCGTTTGGGAAATTGTACCTGAAATGCACGAATTGCATGGATACGGTAAAGAAAGCGATAATATCCGAATTTCGTTTATCCAAACAGAAAGCCACAATGAACATCAGCGTTTGGAGATGTGA
- a CDS encoding YcfA-like protein has translation MGSGYYDQLIKVLKQQGCYRYRQGKGSHEIWFSPLVNDTFPVAYTIKNRHTANGILKQAGIEFKF, from the coding sequence ATGGGCAGTGGCTACTACGACCAACTCATCAAGGTACTAAAACAACAAGGTTGCTACCGATATCGACAAGGAAAAGGCAGCCACGAAATTTGGTTTAGCCCCTTAGTTAATGACACTTTCCCAGTGGCTTATACCATTAAAAACAGACATACCGCCAATGGAATTTTAAAACAAGCCGGCATTGAGTTTAAATTCTAA
- a CDS encoding antirepressor protein, with the protein MSNNQISIFNFKSNPVRVEIFEQQPHFCLLDVCSVFEIQNSRRVQSEMLDPQGVRQAYILAKDEKQRKTSFINEPNLYRIIFRSEKPIAKEFQNWVFEEVLPQIRKTGQYSAQQQLALPEPEKKYTFEFTENTCLRFVSMWFALYNNLELLGQLHQPLSNIGSHFGSTAYTHYTEYKTILGTMKSVLEPMTKEFNPDPRDDAHFYKALKTLRSYQLQGLAKIVKHPTPPTRKYDF; encoded by the coding sequence ATGTCAAATAATCAAATCTCAATTTTTAACTTCAAATCTAATCCTGTTCGAGTAGAAATCTTTGAGCAACAACCGCATTTCTGTTTGCTTGATGTATGTAGTGTTTTCGAAATTCAAAACTCACGTCGGGTACAAAGCGAAATGCTAGATCCACAAGGTGTACGTCAAGCGTACATTTTGGCAAAAGATGAAAAACAACGAAAAACTTCATTCATCAATGAGCCTAATTTGTATCGAATTATCTTCCGTAGTGAAAAGCCTATTGCGAAAGAATTTCAAAACTGGGTCTTTGAAGAAGTGTTACCGCAAATTCGCAAGACAGGACAATATAGCGCACAACAACAACTCGCCTTGCCCGAACCCGAGAAAAAATACACGTTCGAGTTTACCGAAAATACTTGCTTACGCTTTGTGAGTATGTGGTTTGCGCTCTACAACAACCTAGAGCTATTAGGACAACTACACCAACCATTAAGCAATATCGGCTCACATTTCGGTTCAACCGCTTACACCCATTACACCGAATATAAAACGATACTCGGCACAATGAAAAGCGTTTTAGAGCCAATGACAAAAGAGTTTAACCCTGACCCTAGAGACGATGCGCATTTCTACAAAGCACTCAAAACGCTACGCAGTTATCAATTACAAGGCTTGGCAAAAATCGTAAAACATCCAACGCCACCAACGCGTAAATACGACTTCTAA
- the recT gene encoding phage recombinase, producing MSQLQTTQEKKFPIKEFFNQPSIQKKFQELIGKNSAAFATSVLQIVNSNAMLRNADPGSVFNAACMAATLNLPLQNGLGFAYIVPYQNKREKKTEAQFQLGYKGLIQLAQRSGQFKRLVAVPVYEKQLINEDPINGYEFDWKQKPAQGEIPVGYYAYFKLLNDFTAEIYMTYDEVNEHAKKYSQTYRTYLQKKEQGQWASSVWGDNFDAMALKTVMKLLLSKQAPLSVEMQSAVLADQAVVKDVEKNEFAYVDNQIEDAEVILTVSEDDFEKCKQNILNQEMTLQDLCDGGFEFSKEQYDELERLENELQAQN from the coding sequence ATGAGTCAGCTACAAACTACACAAGAAAAGAAATTCCCGATCAAAGAATTTTTTAACCAACCGTCAATTCAAAAGAAATTTCAAGAGTTGATAGGTAAAAATTCTGCTGCATTTGCGACAAGCGTACTACAAATTGTAAACAGCAATGCCATGTTACGCAATGCCGACCCGGGCAGTGTATTTAACGCGGCTTGTATGGCAGCAACGCTAAATCTACCGCTCCAAAATGGTTTAGGTTTTGCTTATATCGTACCGTATCAAAACAAGCGTGAGAAAAAAACAGAAGCGCAATTTCAACTAGGCTACAAAGGTCTAATTCAATTAGCGCAACGTTCAGGACAATTTAAGCGATTAGTTGCTGTGCCGGTATATGAAAAGCAATTAATCAACGAGGATCCAATTAATGGCTACGAGTTTGACTGGAAACAAAAACCTGCGCAAGGTGAAATTCCAGTTGGTTATTACGCTTACTTCAAATTGCTGAACGATTTCACCGCAGAAATCTATATGACCTACGATGAAGTAAATGAACACGCCAAAAAATACAGCCAAACCTACCGCACTTATTTGCAAAAGAAAGAACAAGGGCAATGGGCAAGCTCTGTATGGGGCGATAATTTTGACGCGATGGCATTAAAAACTGTTATGAAACTATTGCTCTCAAAACAAGCACCGTTATCGGTAGAAATGCAAAGTGCCGTATTGGCGGATCAGGCTGTTGTTAAAGATGTGGAAAAAAATGAGTTTGCTTATGTTGATAATCAAATTGAAGACGCTGAAGTGATTTTAACCGTGAGCGAAGATGATTTTGAAAAATGTAAGCAAAATATTCTCAATCAAGAAATGACACTACAAGATTTGTGTGACGGCGGTTTTGAGTTTAGCAAAGAACAGTATGACGAACTGGAGCGATTAGAAAATGAACTACAAGCTCAAAATTAG
- the ssb_3 gene encoding single-strand binding protein, producing the protein MPKDTNIVVITGRLGASPELRTFQNGSHVANFNLAVGDDYRDKQGNCVERTHWITVNVFGKMAEVANQYLTKGSRITVQGKLVQEQWKDQNGNSRNTVKINAEIFQMLDSKPQGNSNNNWAQESQGKPKQQAKQKEWDGYADHERPQGNNFDDEIPF; encoded by the coding sequence ATGCCAAAAGACACAAATATTGTCGTCATCACAGGACGACTAGGCGCAAGTCCTGAATTGCGCACCTTTCAAAATGGCTCACATGTCGCTAATTTCAATCTTGCCGTAGGTGATGATTACCGTGACAAACAAGGAAATTGCGTTGAGCGTACACACTGGATTACAGTAAACGTGTTCGGCAAAATGGCGGAAGTGGCAAATCAGTATCTTACCAAGGGTTCACGCATTACGGTTCAAGGCAAGTTAGTACAAGAACAATGGAAAGACCAAAACGGCAACAGCCGAAACACGGTAAAAATTAATGCGGAAATATTCCAAATGCTAGACAGCAAACCGCAAGGCAACAGTAACAACAACTGGGCGCAAGAGTCACAAGGCAAGCCAAAGCAACAAGCAAAACAGAAAGAATGGGACGGCTACGCCGATCACGAACGCCCACAAGGCAATAACTTTGATGATGAAATTCCGTTTTGA
- a CDS encoding transposase, with protein sequence MFYSNNPLIKHKTGLLNLAEELGNISQACKAMGMSRDTFYRYQQAVEQGGVEALLNQTRRAPNIKNRVDEHIEQAVVKFALDFPAYGQVRVSNELRKQGVFVSAGGVRSIWLRHNLANFKQRLNALEKEVAEKGIILNESQVQALERKKEDDISSGEIETAHPGYLGSQDTFYVGNLKGVGRIYQQTFVDTYSKVAFAKLYTMKTAIAAADMLNDKVLPFFEAQGLPMLRILTDRGSEYCGKVENHDYELYLAINDIEHTKTKVKHPQTNGICERFHKTILQEFYQVAFRKKIYTDLATLQADLDEWLMYYNHHRTHQGKMCCGRTPMATLLDGKGIWAEKNLSSN encoded by the coding sequence ATGTTTTATTCTAACAATCCGCTCATTAAACACAAGACCGGTTTACTCAATTTAGCAGAAGAACTTGGAAACATTTCTCAAGCTTGTAAAGCGATGGGAATGAGCCGAGATACATTCTATCGCTATCAACAAGCCGTAGAGCAAGGTGGTGTTGAAGCATTACTTAATCAAACTCGTCGGGCACCGAATATCAAAAATCGAGTAGACGAGCACATTGAGCAAGCTGTTGTAAAATTTGCCCTAGATTTTCCAGCTTACGGACAAGTTCGAGTGAGTAACGAACTTCGCAAGCAAGGTGTTTTTGTTTCAGCCGGTGGTGTTCGTTCCATTTGGCTACGTCATAATCTTGCTAACTTTAAACAGCGTTTAAATGCACTAGAGAAAGAAGTAGCTGAGAAAGGCATTATTCTAAATGAAAGTCAAGTCCAAGCCTTGGAACGTAAGAAAGAGGATGATATATCGAGTGGAGAAATTGAAACCGCTCATCCGGGCTATTTAGGTTCACAAGATACCTTTTATGTAGGTAATTTAAAAGGTGTTGGACGCATTTATCAGCAAACATTTGTTGATACTTATAGTAAGGTTGCTTTTGCAAAGCTCTACACAATGAAAACCGCAATTGCCGCTGCAGATATGCTCAATGATAAAGTCCTGCCGTTCTTTGAAGCCCAAGGATTACCGATGTTGCGTATTCTCACCGACCGTGGTAGTGAATATTGTGGCAAGGTGGAAAATCACGATTATGAGCTTTATTTAGCGATAAATGACATAGAGCATACTAAAACGAAAGTGAAGCATCCACAGACGAATGGTATCTGTGAACGTTTTCATAAGACTATCTTACAAGAATTTTACCAAGTCGCATTTAGGAAGAAAATATATACGGATTTAGCGACATTACAAGCTGATTTAGATGAGTGGTTAATGTATTATAATCACCATCGAACACATCAAGGAAAAATGTGCTGTGGCAGAACACCGATGGCAACATTACTTGATGGAAAAGGGATTTGGGCAGAAAAGAATTTAAGCTCAAATTAA